The genomic stretch CAGAACCACTGTCAGGGCTGCTATCTACGATTTTATTCCAAAATATGCTCTTACAATCTCTTCATTCACTGAATTTTTGGAAACCAAAGAGGATTTCGATTTCTTAGTTGGTATGTTGTGCTATTTGCTCATACTTTTTTGTCTGGAATGATTGCAGTCTTATTTCTTTGTGATTTGTAGAATGTTGTTTTGTTATCATTATTTTCTAATagttttttttcatatttatttgAGATGTGGTGGGTCTGTTGGTCTCTGTGTCAGAAGAGAAAGAATATGataaaaatggaaagaagatgaagatgaatgTGATGGAACTTGCTGAAAATGAGTTAGCCTTCTTTAATTTCTACCTCTTCCTCTTATTGagattcttttgtgtttttcatgTGTTTGTATAGTCAAATTTCTAATAGTGTAGGTGATTTTGTTGGTTGTTTTCAGTTATAGGATTCGGTGTGCCTTATTTGGTGAATATGTTAATGAACTTAATCGATTTTTGTCTTCTGGGTATGCTGAACAGCCAGTTGTGATTTTATAACTTGCCAAAGTTAAGATTTTTAGAGGTTTGTATCATGTAAATTTCATTTTAGGTGTGTCAGTTATCCAAGTTCACTTGGTTTTACCATTATATTCCTGTAACTAAtgtatctattttttattttcaggTAGAGTTGGACTTCAAAATGTTATGTTTGCATCAAAGCTTGAATTTAATCTTGACATCCCAGAGGTATATCTATACATGTAGTTTCTTTAgtgtttttgttgttgttgctgtcaTTTTCTACTTATTTAAGTTGGTGCTGTATTTGTTAACAGTTTTATTCCACATGGAGTTAGTGCATCCCAACCCATTGGCATTGTTGGCTCTGAAAAAAATATcggaatagaagaagaatttaTGAAGCTCACACCTAGGTGTACTGTGAAGTTGCTTGATGATAACAACCGGGTTGGAaccactttaattttttttatcatctttACTCTTCAATAATTTgtgttaaattttctttttctatttgttAGTAAATACTACTTTGTTTTGGAATGATATTAATCTTTTTGTCCTCCTTTGTACTTGAACATACTATGTTGttagtatttattttagtttttcaGTTTTAGTTTGTATTACAACTATGTTTGGTTATAATGTCTTAACATATATAGATCTGGTCTTATATTTTTAGGTTGGAACTTTTGTTGTACTAGCAAAAATAGCTGAAATAGTTGAGGATGGTCCTTAGTGATACTCTGCTTGTATGTGTGGCAGAGGTGTTCAGACAAAATCTGAGAtttatttttgtcaattttGCAACATCCATATTATAAATGTGACTCCTAGgaataaatattttacaatgCTTCCTTTGTGCTTTGTTAAATAGTGAATTATTTTTGCGTAGTTGTTAACCTTAGGCCAGTATTTATGTGCATCTTAAAAAATTCAAGTTTAGAATGAAGGTGTTGGTTGAGAATTCTACTGGTGTTTCTATTTTTGTCCTCTTTGatcgtgaggcaagttacctaCTGAATAAGACTTGTGCTCAACTGTTTGAACATCTTAAAGATATTGATGTAAGTCAATCGAatgctattttttttatatgctaAGTTTATTGTTAAAGAGTTTTCTTATCCTTCGATTTCTACCAATACATTTTTCTTGTTGTGTCTGTTTTATATTGTTCGTAggttgtgtttgacacacagtctCCTCCTATATTTCAAGAAATTGTTGGAAAAACTATGTTATTCAAGGTTCTTAGTAGGCCTATTGGGATGGAGAAATTCAAAGGAACTTATCTAGTGAGGTGTGTTTGTGATGATGCTGCAATAGTTAGAATGTTTGAGCTCTCTAGTTCAGATTTGAGTCCCGCAAAGGTATATTTGTGATGATGTGtgttttcatattttatatcaaaagttttttggattattttttgGGCATCTTTCTCATGTAATAGATTAAGTGCTAGGGTGTGGACACAATATCATTAGCCACTAGGCAAATTAGCTATTTAGCACTTTATGTTTGTacttatttctttaaaattcaataaaatacaGCAGCTCTTTTATGATATAAAAATCTCTCATTCTACAATTTAGTTTATTCCTTAACTTATGTGGTTTTGTCAAGTGAATGCTTTATGGTATTTAGATGATTGAATATTCATGTGTTGTTGAATTGATTTGTACTTTCTTGATATATCTATATTGAACAAGTTGAAAGTGATCTTTTGGTCATTTCTTTTGTTTGATGGATTTCTTAGGCGCATTTTGCCTAGAATGGTTAATGTATCTTAGGTATTAAAAAAGTTCATTCTTTTTTATCCATCACAAGTTGGAAGTGATCTTTTGGTCATTTCTTTTGTTTGATGAATTTCATAAGTAAATTTTGCCTAGAATGGTTAATGTAGCTTAGGTATTAAAAAAGTACATTCTTTTTTATCCATCACATCTCATGCTCCTAAAgtaggattttttttattaaaattggtAGACTATAATTGCTATTAGTTAAAGAGGTCTACTTGCTAAAATGTCCTATTCAACTAGGGTAGTCTATTTCTCTTTCATATAAGACCAAAGGttgttctttttttatttggtttggACATTCCATTTAGTTATTGTTTCTTGTGTTATCATTATTTACTAAATAATACTATGAGTGAATCATCTATAGATGctaaaaagagaagaaaattggcaataaagagaaaaaagatGAGACATTTGGAATAAGAAATGGTTAGTTGATTCTTTTGTCAATTATTGTTTCTTTAACAAATGATGTATTACTTAGCTAAGGTATctcacaaattttttttatttttctttctatattatTCTTATATAGTTCAACCAGCCTTTTTATCTCAGAGTATGCTAACTTGTGTTGGATCAATATATACTAATggaggtatatatatatatgtgtgtaagCAAGTATTTTCAGTATATTCTTATAAATAGTTGTTTATAATAAATGAGtattgatattattttattctttaagctatttttttatgactacataaatattatttgttaGATGAAGGTGTTATGCATGATATCCTTGATGATGTATTCACAAGCTTTGTTGATATTAATGACTATGTATTGTTTGCATCAAGTGAGACGAAAGGTTTGTGTTTGGTCTTAATAAATAATgccaatatttttttctttcttctctgtGTTAATCggtaaattttttttccttcaacATATAATAGAACATTGATGTTTGGTCTTATATCAACTATATttcaatatttataatttattaggattttttttatatctttccttatatatatgaattaactgttctttttcctttttatatCGGTATCCGAGTACACTGATTTCAAAGTGCTATTTGTAGTGGAGTTACTGGAATTGATGGAGTTGGTTGTGTTAGGAGAATTACTTACATTTGAGATCTTAGGTCAATAAATTTACGACTTACGTATgtgcatgaaattttttttaaagttgatATTATTTATCTGTCTTATAACTAATAActaatatgaatttttttgtgttattaTTTTGTCTTACtgataacattttttaatttattaggaAACCAGATATTTCTTTTAGATTCAAGTATGAAACTAAAGCAATTTTTACTCTTCGATTACTGATGTAATTTTTCTTAATGTGTACTCTTATTTATCTCAATGTTAAAAGATCTAATTTTATGcatttgaataataatatactTTTGTTGTAATATGTGAAAAAACCTATAAAATCCTATACAGTTCAATTTCAATTGCTCCCTTCCTTAAATTTCAATGTGATGAAAGAATTTgtttatatacataaattatattgattttggttcttatttatgtttatcttcttaattgtgttgtttatatttttaagttGTATTTGTTGTTGCATAATTTATGAATTTGAACAAGATACAATTTTCTATGAGACAGAATTTCTATAGCCAATTCTATGACGTGCTCATCAAAATTAATGTTTAGAAAAGCAACGATACTTATGCAAACTATGAAGAATTAGGAAAGAATACTTATGTATTGAGTAGTGATATAGTAAATAAATCTATTACATTTAGTTAAGAATTgaacaaaaatactttttattatcATAAAAAGTGATAATCCAAGAATACTGAAaaaataaatccaaaacataaaaCAGAAATTTTCAATCTGTGCATTGCATGGATCTTCTGCTAGTATTTTACATGTGGTGATTTTTTCCTGTATTTGTAGATATCAATTTTCTTATAACTATGGTCctcaataaaaaaaacgaaGTAGGATATTATCCCTTTAAATAGACCCCATTCTTTGCACTAGTTAGGTGCAAATCTATCTCACAAGACTTGCTGCCCAAAAGTCTTCTTTTAAGAATGCAAGAATTACACCTCccaaatacactaaataatggtaGACAACACATTGCCATAAACGTTTGGCTTCCATTCTTCTCCCAAAACCTACAAACTTCATTGATAAAATCTGACCCAAATTTTTAGGATAAACCcaacattattgttgttgttgtatcaAATATGTCAGACAATAAGTTTCATAGAAAATTAGCAATAGAACATTACACAAATATATGTATATTCAATTCCAAATTAGCACTAACATATAATACATTGATTAGGAAATAGCCTTATAATCCTTTAATAGCATACTGTTGGAGTTAATTCAACTAAGCACTCTTGTCTAAATAGAATATTTTATCATTAAGAGAACTTCGGTTTCTCATCAATAAGAGTCTTGTTCAAAGAGTGGTCAGGAATTAGAATTATTTCATGTTGAAGAATTTTAGTTGTCCTAAATGTAATTGTGAAGTGCTTAGAAGAAGAATCTTGCTTCCAGAATTTGAGTTAGTTAAAGTAATATACTTGCAGCGAAGCATTCATATCTAAATGCAGAAGCCGAACTAGGAACCTAGATCATAACACCGTAATGCATTTATCCCAGTAATTTTGATTGATCAATTAAAGTTTATTGTGATATTCATTCAGTTAAAAGTTAGGTTAGAGGCAAAGTAATTGATGGGAGTTCTAAACCTGCATTTGACAATTTCACAGGATAGAAATACAGAAAACCATGAGGGACACAAAATTGTTAAGAGAAGACATAGGTACAAAAGCAATCAAAATGCCTCAATATTAGAGCAGGTTTCCTCTGTACTTTCTGCCCAAAATATGGGGACTATGGAAAAAATATTCACTATCTTTACTGTTTCGTTATCTTTATATATGTATCTTGGCAATTGACATAGCTACCAAGAACAGGGCCAAATGCTCCTATTACAAGGCCAATCTCTTCAGCTACTCTTTAGCTATTCTTCAACCTAGTTTTGTTTGTACCTCTTACTTTCAATGTGGTGCTAAACTTAAAAATAGTGTTCAGAAATAGGGGCTGGAGTTGAAACTGTGAGATTGAGACTCAGTATTGTATTTGATAGCTGGATATTAAAGTAACCATCCGTTACATGCCACTGCAGGAATGAATATTCGAGTTCAGAGCCCGCTTTAggcactatatatatatatttgcttacttaaaaaataaaacacccCTTAAAAATCACCTGATTCAACCAAGCTATCAATAAAGTAAAATCTACAACATTATGATGAAAACCAACCATCCAAATGCTCATTAAAATAGCCATCTGATTTATACGGTATCACATCATGTTTAACATGAATTATTAGCAAATACAACAACCATACATCTAATATTAAGGCAATATGGTTATGTTGAATTATCACCAAAGACAAAAGCAAACTGATATTTAATTGATTGACTTAATGAGTACGTAGCTAGACTTGAGGAtcatatatgtatttaaattacTACAATAAACCTTTAAAAGAACTCAGATACAGAGCTTTATTGCTTACAAACAAGAAACGCGTCAAACAACACTTGactcaaataagataaaaacttaataacaccaaatatcaGTCCCTAGAAATGAAACCAACCATCCGACAACTTGCTAAAGTAACCATCCTTGAGAACTTAATATTTATGTAacatattattttactaaaaagaGCAGATTTCTGATCAAATTTCATAAAACAATGTCTATAAATATAatacattttttttcattcaaagttataatataaatacaaaatgaCGAGGTCGTATAAACTATGAATTATTATCTAGAGATTAAAAATCATACTTAGTTTACTTGCATATTGTGTCAGAGTCTAAGATCTTTATATATAATGCAATCAAGAGTTTACGTAGCATGAATTTTTCTTTCCCTTGGCTTCTACTTCCTTCCAAGATCATTGGAAGTCCTCCATTGGAGTGAGTGTCCTTCGAAAACTTTGCCCCTTGCAAATCAATTATATCAAGTTATTGACATAAAACTACAATCTAGTAATAGAAAGCAACTTTGGCACATGACAAAGGTAAGACCTTGTCCTCAAGATGTTCAGATTAAATGTTAATTAATTTGAACTTATGATTTTGCGTCTACATCAATTtgttttcccttcttatttttcACATTAAGTGTTTGACTGCACAAGGTAACGAATCGGTTCGGACCGTCCAGTTCAGAAACCTTTTTTTTTCCTCCCTTACCAAAACGAAATTGTTTtggtcattttttataaaaaaaacaaccctaaccctaaacgGCTATACCCTTTGAAGGCCCTCTTCCTCACCATGATCTCTCGTCGCAGGTGATGTGAAGTAGATGAAGAGGAAAAATGTGAAGAAAAGAACGAGCAGATCCAGATGAAGTTATGTGTTTTAATTTAGGGTCAATGCTACGGTGAGGAAGTAATTTTTGTTCCCCACCTGTGAAACATACGTGGGCAAACGATAAACAAATGCGTGTGGTGTGTGTCTCGACGGAGGAGGACAAGATCTGCAAACTGTCAAAATTTGTGTTGCCTGTTAATCAAAAAGGattaatcaaagaaattgattaaTGGTTAATGTTGTTAATTAAAGTTGTGGGATTTTTTTACTGGACCTCGAATGTTTTTGTTATCTGGTTGGTCTCCAGTTGATTGTTGTTGATTTTGTCGATGAAAATgtgacaatttattttttcacaTGAAAGTTTGGGTTGGGGggaaaaataacttattttCGATGGAATTATGTAGTTTTTGGTTGGAATGGATTGTACAATAGTATTGTTTGTTATAGAAAAAATAGTTAAACGACTTATAATTTGTTAAAACTTAATTTAATTTGGATTTTGGATAAAGTTGCAATCAGTGAtggaacttgaaaaaaatttttggaaggacgaaaaatctaataaaaaaattatataatagtatttatattaaaaaaattataaatataattattttatttttaaatttattaattaaaatgtaGGATTACATATGGTTAAggttaactaaaaaaataaatatgattttaaataaaaagtcaattttaaaaaataattactttttacataaaaaaagtagtttttgcccatgaaaacttatttttatctaaaaaattatttttttaatctaaaaactaatttttcttttcaaaaacactgattttttatttaaattattcaaaaatgattacaacttataaattattttgtaacattttaaaagattaattttattttcgaTAATATTTCTCTCAAAAGTTTTAAGACTAATTATTGTTGGTATTATTTTCATTacaatcaaataatataatacaacaaaataaaatgttaaatttctaataaaataaaaatattaaaatttattaatgtaaaTAGTGTTGATACTACAATAACATTTAACTTGTAATgttgatttaaaataaaatattaacttttgATTAATAACTGATATTACTATTAGTTATActatagttttcattattctaaaattaaaataatgcatgaaaataTACGAGAAACCAAATATAATTCAGTGTAATATGGATTTAAATATATGCATGCAAGGAAAAGAGTTTTAAAGAATGGTGAAGATGGGTGTTGAACCCAAGTATATAACTTGGAAGCatattattttaactaattGAGCTAACTTATTTTTCTTTGAGATAGAACTACTTAAAAAAGTTTTGAGGGGGCCGTGGCCTCCGTTGTCCCAACAAAGCTCTGTCACTAGTTGCAATGATATCAATTTTacgttataaattttatttattagtacATTAAATAGTATACGATGATAAAATTagcaagagaaaaaaaattattagtattATGAAGTAGTTTAAGATTATGGCAAAAGGTAATAATTAAAAGTTTTCACACACAGAATAATGTATAGTTTAGAAAGTGCAAGAGAATGTATTAATGGCATGATTGGGCAATTAAAAAGTGTCTACGTAATTTTTTCACACACAGAACAATGTAtgaaatgtttttgaaattaaaaattaaatagattgaatttaaattaataatttaatgggattcaatttgataaaaataaatgtaCTGATATTATCTTTATcgtataattaattatgttcatttgtaaataattatttttttgttttaaaaataattattttttgtaatagcataagaaaaaaataaaataaattaacataaTTTAAATGTAttggtattattattattattattatttgatggAAAGAGAAACTTTCATTCTACAGGGACTATAATGTCCACCCAAACCAAATTTTGAATATGATTAGGAGCCTCTTCCATCCACATTGTATTAGGATTGGTAAGGGTTATTTTTGCTAAGAATAATCCTCCACATATAAGCATTTTTTCATACAAGTCTttacaagtcatttatattcacGCGCTTTCAGTTGTTACTGTacgttcttcttctttttcttctttttgctgcacgttcttcttcttctctttcgttatcgtcatcaccaacaccaccacttcctcctcttcctccttcttttttcattgaaatttcTTCTAGTTAATTTTTTCGTTACTAGTTTATGATTCTGTAGGTGAATAATGTTTCATCGTTGATGGTTTAAATTGAATATAATATAAAAGTTCtacattgaaaaaaatatttttctgtatttgtagtaaatttgggtgtaacacgaagatatttggtggtattttaagaattttttgggtgtatttttattccaataagttctgtataattcaaaactcttcctcttcctcataTTCTGCTACTTCTTttgttttcatcatcatcactatcttcttcttcttttttttttattcatctttttcttttttttttaccttatcaaatttcttcttgttttactctcttaacaagaataaaaataaaaaaacaaacaaagaagaagaaaaaacacataatgctgcaaaattatttggaagatgatgaacttacattcatttaactaaaaaaagaaagaaataaagaaaaaaacaagaaaaaatatagcattggagaaaatatttttctatatttgaagcaaatttgggtgtaacacgaaaattttagggtgtaacacg from Arachis stenosperma cultivar V10309 chromosome 9, arast.V10309.gnm1.PFL2, whole genome shotgun sequence encodes the following:
- the LOC130949894 gene encoding uncharacterized protein LOC130949894, with amino-acid sequence MATVMDIVNKINLEKEVWNLNMATAMEMILVDESGCKIQATIWKTMIYRFKQLLSEDRVYVMKLFSVVPNQGSYRATRHQFKLIFQFRTTVRAAIYDFIPKYALTISSFTEFLETKEDFDFLVDVVGLLVSVSEEKEYDKNGKKMKMNVMELAENDYRIRCALFGEYVNELNRFLSSGYAEQPVVELDFKMLCLHQSLNLILTSQSFIPHGVSASQPIGIVGSEKNIGIEEEFMKLTPRCTVKLLDDNNRVGTFVVLAKIAEIVEDGP